Genomic segment of Flavobacteriales bacterium:
ATACAACCCGCTCTGAGTACGAATATCACCGCGTTTGCCGCCCGTATGCGGGACCTCGAGGAAATTCTGCAAACGATCGTTGAAGGGGCGGCCGCTGATGCCGTGACCGAACGCGAGCATTGGACCGAGATCGACATCGCAAAGGTGAACGATTTGCCCGGTGCCGCCACGCTGTGGTACGAGCTATTGGAGCCGTACGGGTTTTCCGCCTTGAGCGATATTTTGCGGGCGATAAACGAAAAGGCGGTGGGTGCTCGTTTCTTTAGTTCGAAGTATCGGATGACGGTGGATCGGGAGCATTTGATCATCGATCGACGCGCTGATGACGAACGTTCGAAATACTGGTGGGCCGAAGGGGAGGCGATGAACGAACCGCTGACCCTCCGGGCCGAGGTCGTGGATCGAAAATTGATCGAAATTCCCACGAGCTTGAACCGCGCGGCAGTCGATTACGATAAGCTGGTGTTTCCGCTCACGCTGCGGCGCTGGAAACCCGGCGATGCGTTTCGTCCGTTGGGTATGAAAGGCACTAAAAAGCTGCAAGATTATTTCACCGATGAAAAGTGGAGTAGGACGGCCAAAGAAAATGCCTGGCTATTGTGCTCAGGAGACGATATCGTTTGGCTCGTGGGGCACCGCTTGGACGACCGCTTCAAAATTGGAGACGCCACCGAAAAGGTGTACCTTGTGGCGCTTTTGGAAAACGAAATGTAAGGCACGATGCGCAAGCTGATCTACTCGATACTTCCTCTGTTTTTATTAGTAACGACGGCCTTCGGCCAGATCTTGGAGCCCGTTAAATGGAGTTACTCTACCCAAAGGTTGAGCGACGACGAAGCAGAGGTGATCTTTCACGCCAAGATCGATCCGACATGGCACTTGTACAGTCAGGATATTCCCGATGGTGGTCCTATTCCGACCGAATTCATCTTTGAGGAAAGCGACGCCTGGGAGCCGATCGGTCCTGTAGAGGAGCGCGGCCACTTGGAGGAGGAGTACGATCCCAACTTCAGGATGGACCTCAAGTATTATAGCTTGGAGGTCGATTTTGTCCGGAAAGTCAAAATACTGAGTTCCGAGGATTTTGAAGTCACTGGAGAACTGACCTTCATGACCTGTGATGCTACGCAGTGTTTGCCACCGGAGTATATCGATTTTGAGTTCAGCCTTAGAGGAGCAAGTATTGTCGAAGAAGATCCTTCAGAAGAAGGAACCGGCTCCAGCACCAGTTCTGAAGAGGAGGTGTCAAAGCCTAGTGATGAAATTGAGCCGATGGAGAATTCGAGCCGATTCTCAGTAACAGAAGACGCTGAAAAAACGGGCTCCGAGGCCGAAACTGAAACGGAATCCGAAGCTAACCCTACTGCTAAAGCTAAAGCTAACGTTGAATCCTCCGGAAGCCGCTCCCTCCTGAGTATCTTCCTTTTGAGCTTCCTCGGTGGTTTTGCCGCATTATTGACCCCATGCGTTTTCCCGATGATTCCCCTTACGGTAAGTTTCTTTACCAAGCAGAGTAAATCACGTGCGAAAGGTATAGCGAACGCCTTGATCTACGGAGGATCCATCATTGTGCTTTACACGGTCATCGGGCTCATCATTACCAAGACCTTTGGACCGGATGCTTTGAACGCCTTTAGTACGGATCCGTACGTGAACATCGCGTTCTTCTTGTTGCTGGTGGTTTTCGCCATTAGCTTCTTCGGAGCCTTTGAGATCACCTTGCCGAGTAGCTGGGTCAACAACGCCGATCGCGCATCGGAGCGAGGCGGATTGGTCGGCATTTTCTTTATGGCCTTTACTTTGGCCTTGGTATCGTTCAGCTGTACAGGTCCCATCATTGGATCCTTGCTCTTCGAAGCCTTTAGCGGTGGAATTCAAGGTCCACTCGTGGGTATGTTCGGCTTCTCGTTGGCCTTGGCTTTACCCTTTGGATTGTTTGCCGCTTTCCCGGGATGGCTCAACTCGCTGCCGAAGTCGGGCGGATGGTTGAACTCCGTTAAAGTGGTGCTCGGGTTCATAGAACTCGCTTTCGCCTTGAAGTTCCTCAGTACGGCCGACTTGGTTTGGCAAGCGGGCATTTTGAAGCGCGAGTGGTTCATCGTGAGTTGGATCGCTATTTTCGGGCTTTTGACCTTGTACCTGCTCGGAAAGTTCCGCCTGCCGCACGATAGCCCGTTGGAGAAGATATCAGTATCGCGTTTATTCTTTGCGATCTTTAGCTTGATGTTCACCATTTACCTGATCCCGGGTCTTTGGGGAGCACCACTGAAAGCCATCAGCGGTTTTACTCCGCCCATGTTCTACAGCGAATCTCCCAAAGGTTTTGGCGGTAGCGCAACAGTAGTTGCAGGTGTCGGTGCCGAAGCGGGTCACGTTCCCGAAGGTGCGAATCCGGCCCATTGCCCGCATGAGCTCAACTGCTTCCACGATTTCGAAACGGGTAAGGCATACGCCGAAAAGGTGGGAAAGCCCATCATGCTTGATTTCACCGGTTGGGGCTGCGTGAATTGCCGTAAGATGGAAGAACAAGTATGGAGCGATCCACGTGTGTTGGAGCGCTTGCGCAGCGAAGTGGTGTTGATCTCGCTGTATGTCGATAAGCGAGAGCGATTGCCGAAGGAAGAACAATACACCAGCGAAATCACCAACAAGAAGGTCAAGACCGTCGGTAACCTCTGGAGTGAATTCCAGGCCAAGCACTATCAAACCAACAGCCAGCCCTACTACGTGATTATCGATCACGAGAGTATGGACCCGCTCATTGAACCCACGGCATACGATCCGAATATCGATAAGTTCGTCGACTGGCTTGATCGCGGTGTGGCAGCATTCGAAGAATGATCAAACAAGAGTTACTTGAGGCGCAGCGGATATTGGAGGAGTTCCTGGAGAACAACGAAAATATCGTGCGCATTGAACAGGCAGGGCAACTACTTGTTAGTTCACTGCAGCAGGATGGCAAGATCTTAAGCTGTGGTAACGGTGGTTCTATGAGCGATGCCATGCATTTCGCCGAAGAGCTCAGTGGCCGATTTAGAGATGATAGACCGGCATATGCAGCATTGGCCTTGAGTGACCCCTCGTATTTGACCTGTGTGGCCAACGACTATGGGTACGAGCAAGTTTTTGCGCGGGGAGTTGAGGCGCTGGGAAAACGCGGAGATGTTTTGTTAGCGATATCGACGAGCGGGAACAGCAAAAATGTACTTCGTGCCGTAGGCACAGCAAAAGAAATAGGCATGCATGTGGTGGGGCTCACCGGTAAAACGGGAGGTGCACTCGCCGAACTATGCGATGTGGAAATTCGGGCCCCGCACAGCGAATATGCAGACAGAGCTCAGGAGATCCACATAAAAGTCATCCACTGCCTCATTCATTACGTGGAGCAG
This window contains:
- the tilS gene encoding tRNA lysidine(34) synthetase TilS, coding for MNQLSRQVEGWVERHLAPTARCLVAVSGGVDSMTLVHLLHRCGVNVSIAHVNFQLRGDESAADEAFVKQYAEELSVPMHWRRFSPEELEDQSDESAQMWARRKRYDWFQQLMSDEGYDHLMTAHHRDDQLETIWWNMMRGTGVSGLRGMLEVQEYAGKEKGLMRPLLAFGKEELLRYAEENEVRYRTDSSNASMKYRRNVVRNRILPQAEEIQPALSTNITAFAARMRDLEEILQTIVEGAAADAVTEREHWTEIDIAKVNDLPGAATLWYELLEPYGFSALSDILRAINEKAVGARFFSSKYRMTVDREHLIIDRRADDERSKYWWAEGEAMNEPLTLRAEVVDRKLIEIPTSLNRAAVDYDKLVFPLTLRRWKPGDAFRPLGMKGTKKLQDYFTDEKWSRTAKENAWLLCSGDDIVWLVGHRLDDRFKIGDATEKVYLVALLENEM
- a CDS encoding thioredoxin family protein, translated to MRKLIYSILPLFLLVTTAFGQILEPVKWSYSTQRLSDDEAEVIFHAKIDPTWHLYSQDIPDGGPIPTEFIFEESDAWEPIGPVEERGHLEEEYDPNFRMDLKYYSLEVDFVRKVKILSSEDFEVTGELTFMTCDATQCLPPEYIDFEFSLRGASIVEEDPSEEGTGSSTSSEEEVSKPSDEIEPMENSSRFSVTEDAEKTGSEAETETESEANPTAKAKANVESSGSRSLLSIFLLSFLGGFAALLTPCVFPMIPLTVSFFTKQSKSRAKGIANALIYGGSIIVLYTVIGLIITKTFGPDALNAFSTDPYVNIAFFLLLVVFAISFFGAFEITLPSSWVNNADRASERGGLVGIFFMAFTLALVSFSCTGPIIGSLLFEAFSGGIQGPLVGMFGFSLALALPFGLFAAFPGWLNSLPKSGGWLNSVKVVLGFIELAFALKFLSTADLVWQAGILKREWFIVSWIAIFGLLTLYLLGKFRLPHDSPLEKISVSRLFFAIFSLMFTIYLIPGLWGAPLKAISGFTPPMFYSESPKGFGGSATVVAGVGAEAGHVPEGANPAHCPHELNCFHDFETGKAYAEKVGKPIMLDFTGWGCVNCRKMEEQVWSDPRVLERLRSEVVLISLYVDKRERLPKEEQYTSEITNKKVKTVGNLWSEFQAKHYQTNSQPYYVIIDHESMDPLIEPTAYDPNIDKFVDWLDRGVAAFEE
- the lpcA gene encoding D-sedoheptulose 7-phosphate isomerase, whose protein sequence is MIKQELLEAQRILEEFLENNENIVRIEQAGQLLVSSLQQDGKILSCGNGGSMSDAMHFAEELSGRFRDDRPAYAALALSDPSYLTCVANDYGYEQVFARGVEALGKRGDVLLAISTSGNSKNVLRAVGTAKEIGMHVVGLTGKTGGALAELCDVEIRAPHSEYADRAQEIHIKVIHCLIHYVEQHVER